A window of the Candida orthopsilosis Co 90-125, chromosome 1 draft sequence genome harbors these coding sequences:
- a CDS encoding Npc2 protein (S. cerevisiae homolog NPC2 has role sterol transport and localizes to vacuole lumen) produces the protein MVAFTKIAIAAASTLSAVNSLSLFNEYVDRALAIFNTPDELYSQYDTQQQNFFHIQKEAHVNDDTKPVPGKSPIEVCDYSTKQLLTLDEITISPNPPEAGANLTFTAKGTIDKTITDGAYVEVDVRYGFIKLIHQTYDICKEITKVDLECPIEKGKQVITKEVEIPEEVPPGKYLVTARAFTKDDEYITCLTATIEFPYQ, from the coding sequence ATGGTCGCTTTTACtaaaattgcaattgcagCTGCTTCAACATTATCTGCAGTTAATTCACTTTCCCTTTTTAATGAGTATGTCGATCGTGCACTTGCCATCTTCAATACACCCGACGAACTCTATTCCCAATACGAcactcaacaacaaaacttCTTTCacattcaaaaagaagCTCACGTTAATGATGATACTAAACCAGTACCTGGgaaatcaccaattgaaGTCTGTGACTATTCCACTAAACAACTTTTGACCCTTGACGAAATCACTATTTCACCTAATCCACCAGAAGCTGGTGCCAATTTGACATTCACCGCCAAAGGTACTATTGACAAGACCATAACAGACGGGGCTTATGTTGAGGTTGATGTACGTTATGGTTTCATCAAgttaattcatcaaacttATGATATTTGTAAGGAAATCACCAAAGTAGATTTAGAATgtccaattgaaaaaggtAAACAAGTCATTActaaagaagttgaaatcCCCGAGGAAGTTCCACCTGGAAAATATTTGGTTACTGCTAGAGCATTCACCAAAGATGACGAGTATATAACATGTTTGACTGCTACAATTGAGTTTCCGTACCAATAA
- a CDS encoding Fth2 iron transporter — MFEIEDYFSIQIFFIILRETLESAIIISVLLSFINQRSHKSDANSTPSKSNTHLQQVQRKLKIQVWIGALLGLVICFLIGLIFILAFYFVGKDYWAYTERVWEGVFSILSSIIITVMGIGLLRINKVMKLKWWIKLGDAYNNEGDEEGEEEIAKLGDDDVLPDEFSEHDVNDRVNSYGENRSSSESESAPLTASSQVPVTSKKSPAKRRQKFGKKYFLAILPLVTTLREGLEAVVFVGGIGVSSPPSSFPLSIACGLTLGALVGYTLYKGGNKLSLQYFLITSTCFLYIVSAGLMSRGVWFLELESFVRKCGGLDVSETGSGPGSYDIAKSVWHVNCCNGLTDGGWMVLNAIFGWTNSATYGSVTTYFAYWFFVIIWLNIKLYEEREGVLPLVPIKWQLKRIRKKIRLYELRNSQSLHTIEQSQQEEGVVEAEQQGLLE; from the coding sequence ATGTTCGAAATTGAGGATTATTTCTCAATACAGATCTTCTTTATTATCCTTAGGGAAACTTTGGAATCTGCAATCATCATTTCGGTGTTACTTTCATTCATAAATCAGCGATCTCACAAGTCCGATGCGAATTCAACGCCTAGTAAATCCAACACTCATTTACAACAAGTAcaaaggaaattgaaaatccaAGTATGGATAGGGGCACTTTTGGGATTAGTGATTTGTTTCCTTATTGGActaatttttattttagCATTTTACTTTGTTGGTAAAGATTATTGGGCTTATACCGAACGTGTTTGGGAAGGtgttttttcaatcttatCAAGTATAATTATCACAGTGATGGGTATCGGATTACTACGTATAAACAAAGtcatgaaattgaaatggtGGATCAAGTTGGGTGATGCTTACAATAATGAAGGTGACGAGGAAGGTGAAGAGgagattgcaaaattggGAGATGACGATGTCCTTCCTGATGAGTTTAGTGAACATGACGTCAATGATAGAGTGAATAGCTACGGGGAAAACAGATCAAGTTCAGAATCAGAAAGTGCACCATTAACTGCATCAAGTCAGGTACCAGTTACTTCCAAGAAATCACCAGCTAAGAGAAGACAAAAATTCGGTAAGAAGTACTTTTTGGCGATCTTGCCATTAGTGACTACATTGAGGGAGGGTTTGGAGGCGGTGGtatttgttggtggtaTCGGTGTGAGctcaccaccatcatcattcCCATTGTCAATAGCTTGCGGACTTACGCTCGGAGCATTAGTGGGCTATACCTTATACAAAGGAGGCAATAAATTATCTCTTCAATATTTCCTAATTACATCCACGTGTTTTCTTTACATTGTCAGTGCGGGGTTAATGAGTCGTGGTGTTTGGTTTCTTGAGCTAGAGTCATTTGTTCGTAAATGCGGTGGGTTGGATGTTAGTGAGACAGGGAGCGGACCTGGTTCATACGACATTGCCAAAAGCGTATGGCATGTTAATTGTTGCAATGGGTTAACTGATGGTGGATGGATGGTGCTCAATGCCATTTTCGGGTGGACAAATTCAGCAACATATGGTAGTGTGACAACATATTTCGCCTATTGGTTTTTTGTCATCATTTGGTTGAATATTAAACTATatgaagaaagagaaggTGTGTTGCCCTTGGTTCCAATCAAATGGCAATTGAAGCGAATTAGAAAAAAGATTAGATTATACGAGTTGAGGAATAGCCAAAGCTTGCATACGATAGAACAATCGCAACAAGAGGAAGGGGTCGTGGAAGCAGAGCAACAAGGTTTATTGGAATAG